The Lutibacter sp. Hel_I_33_5 genome has a window encoding:
- a CDS encoding sugar kinase, producing the protein MGKVVTFGEIMLRLAPQGFLRFSQANSFDVVYGGGESNVAVSLANYGVDVDFVTRLPKNDIGACAMMEMRKRGVGVDKIVYGGDRLGIYFLETGAVSRGSKVVYDRAHSAIAEIESGMIDWDAVFDGVEWFHWTGITPAISQGAADVCLEAVKAASAKGITISTDLNYRAKLWNFCDEAHREKIMTEITSYCDIILGNEEDAEKHFGIHPEGLDVHKHGHDVKAEAFLSVCKQMMEKFPRAKKVITTLRGSISASHNTWAGVLYDGTKMYETRQYQITDIVDRVGGGDSFMGGLIYGLLKYPEDDQNALDFAVAASCLKHTIKGDANLSTVAEVEKLMGGDASGRVAR; encoded by the coding sequence ATGGGTAAAGTAGTAACGTTTGGAGAAATCATGTTAAGATTAGCTCCTCAAGGATTTTTAAGATTTTCACAAGCAAATAGTTTTGATGTTGTTTACGGTGGTGGAGAATCTAATGTAGCAGTTTCATTAGCAAATTATGGTGTTGATGTAGATTTTGTAACACGTTTACCAAAAAATGATATTGGTGCATGTGCAATGATGGAAATGCGTAAAAGAGGCGTTGGAGTTGATAAAATTGTTTATGGTGGAGACAGATTAGGAATTTATTTCTTAGAAACTGGAGCTGTAAGTAGAGGTTCTAAAGTTGTTTATGATAGAGCGCATTCTGCAATTGCAGAAATAGAATCAGGAATGATTGATTGGGATGCTGTTTTTGATGGTGTTGAGTGGTTTCACTGGACAGGTATTACACCAGCAATTTCTCAAGGAGCAGCAGATGTTTGTTTAGAAGCGGTTAAAGCGGCGAGTGCAAAAGGAATTACTATTTCTACTGATTTAAATTATAGAGCTAAACTTTGGAATTTTTGTGATGAAGCACATAGAGAAAAAATAATGACTGAAATAACATCGTATTGTGATATCATTTTAGGAAACGAAGAAGATGCAGAGAAGCATTTCGGAATTCATCCTGAAGGATTAGATGTTCATAAGCACGGACATGATGTAAAAGCAGAAGCTTTTTTATCAGTATGTAAGCAAATGATGGAAAAATTTCCAAGAGCTAAAAAAGTAATTACAACGTTAAGAGGATCAATTTCTGCATCTCATAATACATGGGCTGGAGTTTTATATGATGGTACAAAAATGTACGAAACTCGTCAATACCAAATTACAGATATCGTAGATAGAGTAGGTGGTGGAGATTCATTTATGGGAGGATTAATCTACGGATTATTAAAATACCCAGAAGATGACCAAAATGCATTAGATTTTGCTGTTGCAGCTTCTTGTTTAAAACACACAATTAAAGGTGATGCTAATTTATCTACAGTTGCAGAAGTAGAAAAATTAATGGGTGGTGATGCTTCTGGTAGAGTAGCGAGATAA
- a CDS encoding bifunctional 4-hydroxy-2-oxoglutarate aldolase/2-dehydro-3-deoxy-phosphogluconate aldolase: MAQYTRIEVANVMKETGLVPLFFNSDVELGKQVLKACYDGGARLLEFTARGDFAHEVFGELTKYAIAELPGMIMGVGSVTDAGAASLYMQLGANFIVTPVLREDIAIVCNRRKVLWSPGCGSLTEITRAEELGCEIVKLFPGGIYGPNFVKGIKGPQQWTSIMPTGGVSPTEENLKGWFDAGVTCVGMGSKLISKEILANKDFKTLEQTVKNALDIIKSVRK; encoded by the coding sequence ATGGCACAATATACAAGAATAGAAGTCGCTAATGTTATGAAAGAAACAGGGTTAGTTCCGTTGTTTTTTAATAGCGATGTTGAATTAGGAAAACAAGTTTTAAAAGCTTGTTACGATGGTGGCGCAAGATTATTAGAATTTACAGCTCGTGGAGATTTTGCTCACGAAGTTTTTGGTGAATTAACCAAATATGCAATAGCAGAATTACCTGGAATGATTATGGGGGTTGGTTCTGTAACAGATGCAGGAGCTGCTTCATTATACATGCAATTAGGAGCAAATTTTATTGTAACTCCAGTATTAAGAGAAGATATTGCAATAGTTTGTAATAGAAGAAAAGTTCTATGGTCTCCTGGCTGTGGATCTTTAACTGAAATTACAAGAGCTGAAGAATTGGGGTGTGAAATCGTGAAATTATTCCCTGGTGGAATTTACGGACCTAATTTTGTAAAAGGAATTAAAGGACCACAACAATGGACATCAATTATGCCAACTGGTGGAGTTTCTCCAACAGAAGAAAATTTAAAAGGTTGGTTTGATGCAGGTGTTACTTGTGTTGGTATGGGATCTAAATTAATTTCTAAAGAAATTTTAGCAAATAAAGATTTTAAAACGCTGGAGCAAACTGTAAAGAACGCTTTAGATATTATTAAATCTGTAAGAAAGTAG